From the Cryptomeria japonica chromosome 2, Sugi_1.0, whole genome shotgun sequence genome, one window contains:
- the LOC131054745 gene encoding probable LRR receptor-like serine/threonine-protein kinase At3g47570 — translation MSNGSLERHLHCDTGKCNIGGVCKMDLQTRVQIAMDVARGLAYLHHDCSIQVVHCDLKPNNILLDFYMTAHIADFGNAHILYENSMHSSSSSTTLKGALGYIAPEYGVGARISVKGDVYSYGILLLEMLTRKRPTHQMFVDGLSLRMWVSMAFPDRISEVVDDSLLLCNGGVTVSTCNCLIQLIRVALLCSKDSPKDRPSMVEVVELLECIEDMFEGRRIESKYQSDLYQMVSSTRWAGNLDKVGKGQSTSTLLSTF, via the exons ATGTCTAATGGAAGCCTGGAAAGGCATTTGCATTGTGATACTGGCAAGTGTAATATTGGGGGTGTCTGTAAAATGGATTTACAGACAAGAGTACAGATAGCCATGGACGTTGCCCGTGGCTTGGCATATCTCCATCATGATTGTTCAATTCAAGTTGTTCATTGTGATTTGAAGCCCAACAACATACTTCTGGACTTCTATATGACAGCACATATAGCTGATTTTGGAAACGCTCATATACTATATGAAAATTCAATgcattcatcttcatcatcaacaacacTGAAAGGTGCTCTAGGCTACATTGCCCCTG AGTATGGAGTTGGTGCAAGGATTTCCGTGAAGGGAGATGTTTACAGCTATGGAATTCTACTATTGGAGATGTTAACAAGAAAGAGGCCAACCCACCAGATGTTTGTTGATGGACTCAGCTTGCGCATGTGGGTTAGTATGGCTTTCCCTGATCGGATTTCAGAGGTGGTTGATGATAGCTTGCTCTTGTGCAATGGAGGTGTTACAGTTTCTACATGCAATTGTCTTATTCAACTGATTCGAGTTGCCTTGTTGTGCTCAAAAGATTCGCCTAAAGACCGACCGAGCATGGTAGAAGTTGTCGAGTTGTTGGAATGTATTGAGGACATGTTTGAAGGGAGGAGaatagaatctaaatatcaatctgaTCTGTATCAAATGGTAAGCAGCACAAGATGGGCAGGAAATCTAGATAAGGTAGGAAAGGGTCAGAGCACTTCCACATTGCTGTCGACTTTTTAA